GCGTATCAGTTGTTAAAATAATATAATCTCCGGAAAAATCAGACAAAACCTCTTCGTTACCTGTTACAATCAAATCTGGTTCCTTAACTCCTTTCTATGAGTACTCAGATGAAAAAATATGTTCTACTATTTTAAAGTATTATCAGCAAGTCTTTTTGTCTGTATCCTCATTGATATAATCCACAATTTACCTTTCTACTTTGATGCAACCGATAAAAAATTCAGCCAAGTTTATTTTCTCTAATTATTGACATATATGTTAAATATTTGAATATATAAAGGTTTTTAGGAGTGGAAAAAGAAATTCTACTATGTACGTACAAAATATAAGGAGGAGACATAATTATGAAAATGTCAAAAAACAAATTAATAGCGGCAGTAACTACTCTTACATTAGGATTCGGATTTACGATGGGAGTAGCACCAGCTTTTGCGGATTCAAACCAATCCGCATTACAGCATGCTTCTATCTCTTCTATTGAGAAAGAGGAACAACAGCCTTTCACCGGCTACGTTATTTCTATTGATGATATGTATATGGTTGTGGCAAATACTTCTACACAAGAAGAAGCACTTTCCTATAAAGATAATTGGTGGGAATTAGCATCTCAAAATAAAATTATAAGAGTTCCCGTATCTACTAATGACGATTTTGCTGTGGGTGAAAAGTTGAATGTATTTGCAACAGCATGGACTTGGTCAATTCCACCAATAGCACTTGCCTCAAAGATTGAAAAAATAGCGGATAAATAGGGTTTTTGGTAAGGTTCAGTTGTCTTTTGAGGACCAATTTGTTGTAAACGTAAGATAGGCCCCTTTTCAATTTGAAAGGGGCTCTTCCTTTGAGATATGATTTATTTTTTCTGTTTTTCTGATACTAACTCAGTTTCTATATTGACTACAATCTTACCATTTAAAACAATACCTTTAACATTTATAATTTTATAAGTAGAATCTCTTTTTAATAATAACTCAAGCCAGCTATTATCCATGTAAATTGCAGGAGTCCCTTTTGGAAGTTTCATTTGTATCAGGATTGATTCTTGATTTCCACCTAAAGGAACATTATTAAGAGCTAGTGATGTGCTAATAAACCCTTTATCCGTTTTTATTTTACCTTCTAATTTCTTTAGCTTATTAATTGCATCATGATTAACATTTCCATCCTTGGTGAATAGAGACCCAGTTGGAAGAGCAAATTCCCTTTCATCAGTTCTTCGATATACAATAAGATCATTAGGAAGCTTTGCTTCTTCTTTTTTAAAGAGACTATCGATCCCATGAATGAACATATCAATATCAGAAATTCCGGGATGTTTGTCAACCCCTCTTAAAATCCTATTTAACATTGGGCCATATGCTACATAACCATCCATAAATTTTTTGTCTTCTTTTGTCACTACAGTATCCGAAAGTTTTATTTTAGCTCCAAATTCTTTAGCAGCATCTATATCACTTTTAAAGTCTAATGGAGTTGTTTGTTTTTCCTTTACTTGAGTATTAATTTCATTAAATCCTTTTTTGCTCATGTCATCCATGTACCTGAACATTTCTGGTGCATAAGCTTTTAATACAGGTCGATAGCTAGGTTCATAATAATACGAAAATGCTTGTGCAAACACCTCTCGAAATTCATTGATGTGTTCTTTCACATATGTGGTATCAAACTCACCTTCATGAGGAGGTAGATGTGAAAGGAGTAACGCGCTTGCATCTTCGTCTGCTTTTGCTTGATGTACAGCTTCTAAAAACGTTTCATTTACAAAAGTATTTTCTCCTAACGTGTCACGAGCGATTGCTTTTCCTACCTCATAATATACCTCTTTGCTTTTGGTGTGGCTTTCCGAATACTCTTCTGTATGGATAATCAGAGCTGGGTTTTTACCACCTATTGAAAATACAAAATGAGAATCTAAGGAAACTTCATTTCCTTCGCTATCTTTTATCTGCTTTTCTTTTTCACTGATATCCCGGACAGTAGGATTTTCTGCAATACTTTTATCTGTCAGATGAATTTTTCCTCCCACCTTTTCATACATTTCCAATACTTCAGGCGAAAGTTTTTTTAATAGGGCTTGGGTATCTTGTAATCGTTGTTCTTCTTCACTGTTAAACTCTGTTGTTACAATTCCTTTACTAATTTCTTTCATTCTTTCTTCTCTGGCTTTTTTCTCTCGCTCTTTCTTTTCTTTATCTTCTTTCTCTTTTTTTTCTTTATCCTCTTTCTTTTTATCTTCTACATCATGTATTCCATTTGCGGCATGAGTAATATAGGAAAACGCTGGAGAAGTGGCTGTTAAAGCCAATAGCATCGTAGTTGTACCCAGGACTTTCAGCATTTTATTTCTGTGTTGCATCTAAATTCCTCCTTACAGGTAGTAAATCCTAGAAGATAGTTGGGTCTAAATAGACAGTGAAAAATAGATCAATGTCTATCCGTGCACTCGAAGAAAAACAACCCTCTTTTTTAGTACATCTAATATGTGATTACTAGGTAAAAGAGGGCTATTTTTGACATCTATGGTATAGAGAGAGGCTAATTTATCAACTTCAGTTCATTTCACTGTACAAACGTTGACTGGCAATTTAATTTGCTTGCATTTGTTCTAATTCCCACTTTTGATTATCAGTGCCTTTATAATCACGTACCTGAATGTTAGACCCGTTTGAAGTAGCCGAACCATCTACATCTAACACTTTAGTAGGATCTTTCTTGTTTTTTAAAATATAGAAACCATTACCTATCGATTCAGGAATCCAAAAATGTTCTGCCTTCCCTTCAAACGGTGTAGCAAATACATTGGTTGAATCCTGATAAGCATTCCAAGCCATAATTTGATCGTTATTTTCTAAACTTCTAATTACATACGCTTTATGAGAGTCATCATATTCTAATTTCCATTTTTGATTACTGCCATTGAGATTTTCCCACACCGTGATATTATTATCGCTTCTATTCCAATCAACTAGACTGGTATTCTTTACTGCTGTTTTTATTTGATAGGTACCATCCTCAATTATTCTGCTGGGTTCTAACACACCATTTTCATTAAAATAATACTTTTTCCCATCTATCGTTTGCCAACCAGTTTGCAGCACATCATATTTATAGTAATTTTCTTCCCCATCTATTTCCCAACTAGATAACTCAATATCATCTGTAGGTTCATCCTTCTTCGGTGAGATTAGTATATTCATGCGAGCATGTAATTGGACATCATAGATATTTTTTGTTTCCATGTCTTCTAATTGTTTTTCTATATTTTCAGCTGTTTCTTCATCAAACACCAATTTAAAATCATCTATACTCGTATTTTTGTAAGATAATGTTCCGTTCTTGTCTTCAAATTCAAAAGCTAATTGGAGCGCTTCTCCTAATGTAACATCTGGCTTCGTTTGTTCGATCATGTCATCAGGATCAACGGCAGCTACTCGTCTTTCTATTTCTGAATCGTCTGGTGTTTTTAAGATCAATCGAGCAGTTGTTTCCTCGATTTGAGGGATGATATGACTCCACTGCTTATCTTTATCTACCTCAACTAATTTTGTTTTAGGATCGATTACACCTACATAACCGGAAACTTGGTCTGTTTCCAATCGCATTTGTTTTGTCTGCTCCAGAATATCAAGTTGATCCTTGTTGATTGTGATGGGGCTGGACCCAAAATCGTCTTTGGTTTGTAGGGAAATGGCTGCTTGATCTTTGCTTGGATAAAAACGGTCTGGTAACACTACATTTGCTAGCTGGTTTTCTTTTGCTTTTATCGTTGCAATGGTATCGTTTTTACCTAGTACGAGAGAAGTAGTAGGTGCTGCTTCATAGATAGGAGCTGTACCATTATTAACATATCGGATATTCGCGTTGAAATAGGCAGCTTCTCCTGCATTTAAACCTATGCTCTTGGACCAGTTCCTTCCCAAACTCTCTGAACTCGAATGATCGATGGTTACTGTCTGTGAATTGCTATCGCTAAAATTAGTGGATACACTTCCACCAAAGTTAAATAAGGAAACATTGACTTCAGCTCCAACAGATACTTCTGTTGAATGAGTATTGCTTGTGGACGTACTTCCACTGATCGTGTTACTTGCATTTCCCCCATTTTCTAGCGTTTCATTTCTATTTTTCGAAATAATGAATTTGTCCATATGGACCTGTAAATTAGGATACGCAGCAAGTAACGGATGTCTCACTTTTACCTTCTTATCAATGATTCCTGATACTTTCGCGAAATCGCTATATGGATCAGAAGCCGTGCTCCATTTATAAGCAGAGGATGTATATTTTGTTAACGGTTCTCCAAATCTCGTTACTTTTTTTCCATGGACTTTTTCAATCCAAGGCATCAGGGTGAGTTTTTTATTCTTGATATCCAAGGTATATCCTTCATTTTCTAACGAATCAGGGATGCCGTCACCATCAGTATCTTCGACTCCGTCATCAGAAGTTGCTGAAATACTTCTTTTTTTTCTACTGGATTCATTCTCTGGTTGATTTTTTATGTCAGGTAGAAGTAAATTTCCCTCTGGAATTATTTCTTTCTTTCCTGCAGGAGTTATCCATTTTAGCTGTAAGCCAAATTCGTTAGCTGTAGGGGATTCTGGCTTATAGGTTATTTTTACTTTATATAGCTTCCCTTTTTCTAGATAGATTTTTTGCGTAGAGGAGGATTGATCGATGACTTGTTGATCATCTATCCATAATATGGTGTGGTCATTATCTGACGTGGAGAAAGTATATTCACCTGATTTTCCTGCTTTTACAAATCCTGTCCACATAGCGGATTTAAATTGTTTTAATTCATCAGGTAACATATCATCGATTTGATCGTTATCAACGGATAGATCACCAGACTCTGAATTCGAAATCAGAGCGGTTTCTTTTAACTCTTTATCAGTAAAGTAGTAGCCTAATAAGCCTTTAAAATTAGCGTCTTGGTCGTTGATTACTTCTTTCTCGCTTGAAGCCGCATGTGATAGTTCTGGATAGGTGGTGAATTGACCGAGGAGTGCGGTTGCTAGTAAGCACGTATACATTTTAGGTAATTTCATCGTATCGACTCTTTTCTATTGTAGATGTAATGAAATCTTACCAACATAAAGCATATTTCTTTATGGTTGGAATAAATTTCATTATTTTTTGTAACATCACTTTATCATTCGTTTTTTTGTTTAATAAATAGCAGAAAGTTCCTTTGATTAAGGAACTTTCTGCTATTTACAAACCATATAATTGTGATTTTCGGCACAAAATGTCTAAAACGTGTACAGAGAATACTAGGTTAATATAAAATTATTTGAGTTTTTAAATGGAGTTCTGCCCTTTTTAAAGTTAATTTATTCCCTACTTTTTGTTTCTGATGGATCTGAGTCAATATCTTGGACACAAAAAAGTTAAGTGCTAGGATACGTTTCTCAGCAAATCTTCTACTGCTTGTGGTGTTTTGTATCCTAAACCTCCATGTATCCGTTTGCGATTGTACCAGCCTTCTAGATATGTAAAAAGCGCAAGCTTTGCTGACTTATAATCTATGTACGTCACATGGTTTACTTCTTCTTTTTTCAGTATAGCATGAAATGACTCCATGCAGGCATTATCATAGGGGCACCCCTTTTTGCTACATGAGTGAATTATGTGGTATTCCTCAACACGCTGTGCGAAATCTTGACTTGTGTACTGTGTACCTAAATCGGTATGAAGCACGAAACCCTTTGCGGTTTTTTGAGTGACGTATGCATTTTCTAACGCATGTAAAACGAACCCTACTGTCATATTCTGAGAAAAAGAGTATCCAACAATTTTCTTTGAATGTAGATCAAGAACGGATGCCAAATAGCACCATCCATCTTGAAGAGTATGGATATAGGTAATATCTGCTACCCATTTCTCGTTACTAGATGTTGTTGTAAAGTCTTGATCTAGTATATTAGGTCTTTCTATTACTCTATCTTTACTTGATTGCGGGCGGAATTTCTTCCTTGTAATTGATCGAATGTCTGCCTTTTTCATAAGTCGCTGAGTTCTGTTCAAACTAATAGAAACACCTTCACTTCTTAGCAGAAAGTGATTTTTGGAGCACCATAACGTCCCTTACTTTCCAGGTGAATTTGCATGATTCTTTTCGTAATCTGCTGGTTTTCATTTTCACGAGGGGAAGCTTCTTTCTTATAGGAGTAGTAAGTGCGCCTTGGTATATTTAGTACCTCACACATAATCTGGATAGGATGCTTTTCTTTATTCGTCTCAATGAATTGGTTTAACTCAGCTACGTCTATTTTTTCGCGAATATGGCCATAGCCTTTTTTAGAATTTCATTTTCTTGCTTCAATCGGAGCATTTCTTTCTGCATAACAGCGACTTCTTTTGGTGTAATGGCTTTTACTCCTTCTCCAAAAGGAGTAAATTCTTTCACCCATTTACAAATGGTTACTTCTGATATGCCATATTCGCTAGATAAACTCTTTACCTTGTGACCAGAATGATAAAGGTCTACAATTGTTCTTTTAAAATCTTCCTTGTATTTCTTGTTTGTACTATTTTGTTTCATCCGTACTCATCTCCTATAAGTTCATTGTAAGAACTTAACTAAGAGGTGTCCATGAAACTATACTAACTCCACACAATTGAATGATTCTCCTCTTTATTAAACCATAAATTTTATATTTACTTTTGTCTTTGATAAGAGATGAAATTCGTCAGAGTGGGCGAATAAGTAGGAATATTTGTTAAAGCCAAGAAGCCATCAAATACCTTCACCAAAATACGTTTGACCATCAAAAAAACCACGGGTTCCATCTCTAAGCCATGTTTTAATGATAGCTAGAAGTCGTTCTACTTTAGGCTCTTTTATTAAATATTCACCGCTACTACCATAGTAATAGCCATAATTTTTATTTAACTGATGGTAGATATCTGAAAGAGTTATTTCTGGTTTCATGACTAAATCATGGTCATAATCAGGAATACTTGGATATTGTTTCCCTGGTTATATACCATAATCTTCGCACCCTTTGGTAACCTATTGTAAGGATTTCAAAAAAACAGCCAACTCCACTTTCTTACTCGTGAAATCGACTGTTTTCTAACACGGGTCCCTTTACGTAACGTTATCAAAATAAACTTGATATTCGCCTTGTTAATACAAAGCGATTTGCCCCTAAGCTTTAGTCATTTACTGACCTTCCTCTATTTGTGATAGGGACGAGTGGGATATATTCTCTTTTTGTCCAGACTGTAACCGATTTTCTTTTCTTTTTCCCCATAAAAAACCGATACACGCTCCTACTAACGCTGGTAACACCCATCCTATTCCTTGCTCATACAACGGAAGGTAGCGATATACATCTGTAATGAACGAGACATCTATATGGCTTTGCTGCAGGGCGTCTACTAAACTAATCATAGCCGTACCCAGCAAGCTCATTTTATAAACTGATTTATATCCGTTAAAAAGGGAATGTCCAAATGATAAAACGATTAAAACAATTGTTAATGGATAGATCACTAACAGAATTGGTACAGAAAAAACAATAATTTGATTTAGTCCTAAATTAGCAATAACCATACTCGTAAAGCATACAATTCCTGTCCAAACGGTATAAGAAAAACGTGGCATAAGCTTCGCAAAATACTGTCCGCAGGAGGTTATCAGGCCAACAGATGTTGTAACACAAGCGAGTGTAAATACTGTTCCTAATAAGATCGTTCCATATTGTCCAAATAAATAAGTGGAAACAGCCGTCAAAATCTCTCCTCCATTTTGATAAGAAGGCAATAGGCTTTGGCTAACCGATCCCAAGTAACCTAGCATGAGATAAATGAGAGCTAATAGTAAACCAGCAAATACTCCTGTTCTCATGGTAAGACGGGCAATTTGTTTTTTATTAGAAATATTTTTTCTCTCAAAAGCTGCAACGATAACTCCTCCAAATAGTAATGCAGCTAGTGTATCCATTGTCATATAACCTTCCATAAAGCCTTTAAATGTAGCGGACTGTAGATATGCCTCAGCTGGTTTTCCAAAATCGCCAATCGGGTGAAACTGGCTTTGTATAAAAATAATTGTAATCATGGTAAGTAAAATAGGTGTTAAAATTTTTCCAATCCGAGCAAACATTTTGGAAGGATTGAGACAGAGCCAAAAATTAATAGCAAAATAAATGAACGTATATACCGATAAAGTGAAAGAATTGGCGCGCAAAAAATCAGGTAAAAAGGGGACAACTCCCATTTCAAATGCAACGTTACCTGCACGAGGTATAACTAAAAAGGGTCCCAAGCATAAGTAAGTTGTCAAGGTGAATATCACAGCAAAAATAGGATGAACTCGATTCGTTAAAACATCTAATCCCCCACTTTTAGCAATCGCGGCTACCCCTAAGATAGGCAGACCGACAGCAGTAATTAGAAAGCCAAGCATAGCCTGCCATAAATTCTCTCCTGCCGAAAAACCAAGTCCCGGTGGGAAAACTAGATTACCTGCTCCAAAAAATAAAGCGAATAACATAAGTCCAATATACAACTGTTCCTTCCATGATAACTGTTTCATTTTTCTTCTCCTTTTTATCAATAAATAAAACCTCCCACCTTATCATCAAAAAAATGATGACTGAGGCGAGAGGTTCGCGGTACCACCCAGTTTCTCTAATCCACTCACGAGGATTAGACATTATGAAGTCAGAGACTTTCATCCGATAACGTGGATCATCCGGTGTATATTACTTTGAGCATCTACTTTTTTACATGCTTTTCACATACACAGCTCATAGGCGACTTCGGAAAAAGATAGTGACCGTTCTTTCAGCCGTGGAACGGATTTCTGTGCATCTAGAGCCTCTTCCTACTACTCCTACTCATTGCAAGTAATGAAAATATGAAATTTTGCATCATTTATAAAAATAAAAAATCTCAGAACGAAATGACATGTATCATTTCATTCTGAGGTGTATATTTTACACGGTACCACTCAGCTTTCTTGCTTTTTCACAAAAACAAGCTCTGTAAGTCAATATTATGACTCAAGTCTTTTAACGAGACTAACCGTTACTCACTACTCGTTCTTCCTCATTCTTTGGCGAGTAAAGCTCAAAGGTGACATTCAATAATCAGTCCGTCACCACCCTTCCAGCCTCGGGGCGGCTCTCTATCACATACATGATTATCTACTATCCTTCTCAATGCTTTTCATATGAATTGTAACAAACATTCAAACTTAGTTACTTTTTATTAATTATAGCCAGCTTTTTTCTGGTGTCAAGCTGTATGTTGTTATTTCTGCAACGAGAGAAAAATGGTTAAACAGTAGATGCTTTATACTCATGCTCCTCTGAAAGACTTGTTTGCATCTTATATAAGCGAGAGTAGAAACCATTTTGCTTAAGAAGTTCTTCATGGCGCCCATGCTCAGCCACGTTTCCTTGATCTACAACGTAAATCATATCAGCATCCTCTACTGTTGAAAGGCGATGTGCGACGATCAATGTTGTTCTATCCTTCATCAGTTCCGCTAAGGCTCTTTGCACCCAATACTCCGATCCCGAATCCAATGCTGATGTCGCCTCATCCAATAAGAGAACGGGCGCATTTTTTACAATTGCCCGAGCAATGGCTATTCGTTGGCGCTGACCACCAGATAACAGGGCGCCACGTTCCCCTACACGCGTTTCATAGCCATCTGGCATATCCATAATAAAATCATGTGCATATGCTGCTCTAGTAGCTTCAACGATTTCCTCATGAGTGGCATCTAGTTTTCCATAGCGAATATTCTCTTCAATTGTTCCCTCAAATA
This is a stretch of genomic DNA from Brevibacillus laterosporus DSM 25. It encodes these proteins:
- a CDS encoding anthrax toxin lethal factor-related metalloendopeptidase, producing the protein MQHRNKMLKVLGTTTMLLALTATSPAFSYITHAANGIHDVEDKKKEDKEKKEKEDKEKKEREKKAREERMKEISKGIVTTEFNSEEEQRLQDTQALLKKLSPEVLEMYEKVGGKIHLTDKSIAENPTVRDISEKEKQIKDSEGNEVSLDSHFVFSIGGKNPALIIHTEEYSESHTKSKEVYYEVGKAIARDTLGENTFVNETFLEAVHQAKADEDASALLLSHLPPHEGEFDTTYVKEHINEFREVFAQAFSYYYEPSYRPVLKAYAPEMFRYMDDMSKKGFNEINTQVKEKQTTPLDFKSDIDAAKEFGAKIKLSDTVVTKEDKKFMDGYVAYGPMLNRILRGVDKHPGISDIDMFIHGIDSLFKKEEAKLPNDLIVYRRTDEREFALPTGSLFTKDGNVNHDAINKLKKLEGKIKTDKGFISTSLALNNVPLGGNQESILIQMKLPKGTPAIYMDNSWLELLLKRDSTYKIINVKGIVLNGKIVVNIETELVSEKQKK
- a CDS encoding DUF3221 domain-containing protein; amino-acid sequence: MKMSKNKLIAAVTTLTLGFGFTMGVAPAFADSNQSALQHASISSIEKEEQQPFTGYVISIDDMYMVVANTSTQEEALSYKDNWWELASQNKIIRVPVSTNDDFAVGEKLNVFATAWTWSIPPIALASKIEKIADK
- the brnQ gene encoding branched-chain amino acid transport system II carrier protein, with translation MKQLSWKEQLYIGLMLFALFFGAGNLVFPPGLGFSAGENLWQAMLGFLITAVGLPILGVAAIAKSGGLDVLTNRVHPIFAVIFTLTTYLCLGPFLVIPRAGNVAFEMGVVPFLPDFLRANSFTLSVYTFIYFAINFWLCLNPSKMFARIGKILTPILLTMITIIFIQSQFHPIGDFGKPAEAYLQSATFKGFMEGYMTMDTLAALLFGGVIVAAFERKNISNKKQIARLTMRTGVFAGLLLALIYLMLGYLGSVSQSLLPSYQNGGEILTAVSTYLFGQYGTILLGTVFTLACVTTSVGLITSCGQYFAKLMPRFSYTVWTGIVCFTSMVIANLGLNQIIVFSVPILLVIYPLTIVLIVLSFGHSLFNGYKSVYKMSLLGTAMISLVDALQQSHIDVSFITDVYRYLPLYEQGIGWVLPALVGACIGFLWGKRKENRLQSGQKENISHSSLSQIEEGQ
- a CDS encoding binary toxin-like calcium binding domain-containing protein translates to MKLPKMYTCLLATALLGQFTTYPELSHAASSEKEVINDQDANFKGLLGYYFTDKELKETALISNSESGDLSVDNDQIDDMLPDELKQFKSAMWTGFVKAGKSGEYTFSTSDNDHTILWIDDQQVIDQSSSTQKIYLEKGKLYKVKITYKPESPTANEFGLQLKWITPAGKKEIIPEGNLLLPDIKNQPENESSRKKRSISATSDDGVEDTDGDGIPDSLENEGYTLDIKNKKLTLMPWIEKVHGKKVTRFGEPLTKYTSSAYKWSTASDPYSDFAKVSGIIDKKVKVRHPLLAAYPNLQVHMDKFIISKNRNETLENGGNASNTISGSTSTSNTHSTEVSVGAEVNVSLFNFGGSVSTNFSDSNSQTVTIDHSSSESLGRNWSKSIGLNAGEAAYFNANIRYVNNGTAPIYEAAPTTSLVLGKNDTIATIKAKENQLANVVLPDRFYPSKDQAAISLQTKDDFGSSPITINKDQLDILEQTKQMRLETDQVSGYVGVIDPKTKLVEVDKDKQWSHIIPQIEETTARLILKTPDDSEIERRVAAVDPDDMIEQTKPDVTLGEALQLAFEFEDKNGTLSYKNTSIDDFKLVFDEETAENIEKQLEDMETKNIYDVQLHARMNILISPKKDEPTDDIELSSWEIDGEENYYKYDVLQTGWQTIDGKKYYFNENGVLEPSRIIEDGTYQIKTAVKNTSLVDWNRSDNNITVWENLNGSNQKWKLEYDDSHKAYVIRSLENNDQIMAWNAYQDSTNVFATPFEGKAEHFWIPESIGNGFYILKNKKDPTKVLDVDGSATSNGSNIQVRDYKGTDNQKWELEQMQAN